One Streptomyces sp. NBC_01237 genomic region harbors:
- the pdxR gene encoding MocR-like pyridoxine biosynthesis transcription factor PdxR, translating into MAVSWVNSAEVLGSDLPLELSGTGNRRAVLMRALREAIRSGRLAPGTRLPPYRSLAADLGLARNTVADAYAELVAEGWLAARQGSGTRVAERTAPRTPVGRPRTPERSALPAHDLVQGRPDPSVFPRTAWLASARRALTRAPHDAFGPGDPRGRPELRRALAGYLARVRGVRASPERIVLCSGAAHGLRLLAEVLGGPWAAEEYGLPFHRELLAGQGVGTRPLTVDEHGARVAELGRTDRAVLLTPAHQFPTGGPLRPDRRAAAVDWARAAGALVVEDDYDGEFRYDRQPVGAVQGLDPEHVVLLGSVSKSLSTTLRIGWLVLPERLVEAVVAAKGEREQWSSATEQLTLADFVESGAYDRQVRRMRQRHRRRRDQLVAALERRAPHVRVTGISAGLHAVLELPPGTERSVVRAAAWQGLAVEGLADYLHPSALAPRGGGRDGLVVGYATPPEHAYPEALEALCRALPPVLG; encoded by the coding sequence ATGGCAGTTTCGTGGGTCAATTCGGCTGAGGTCCTCGGCAGTGATCTGCCGCTGGAGCTGTCCGGTACGGGCAACCGGCGGGCCGTCCTGATGCGGGCCCTGCGCGAGGCGATCCGCTCCGGCCGGCTCGCCCCCGGCACCCGGCTGCCGCCGTACCGTTCGCTCGCCGCCGATCTGGGGCTGGCCCGCAACACGGTCGCCGACGCGTACGCGGAGCTCGTCGCCGAGGGGTGGCTCGCCGCCCGGCAGGGCTCGGGCACCCGGGTCGCCGAGCGCACCGCGCCCCGCACCCCGGTCGGCAGGCCGCGCACCCCGGAGCGGTCCGCCCTGCCGGCCCACGATCTGGTCCAGGGCAGACCGGACCCGTCGGTCTTCCCCCGGACCGCGTGGCTGGCCTCGGCCCGCCGCGCGCTCACCCGGGCACCGCACGACGCCTTCGGGCCGGGCGATCCGCGCGGGCGGCCCGAGCTGCGGCGCGCCCTGGCCGGCTATCTGGCCCGGGTGCGCGGGGTGCGGGCCTCCCCCGAGCGGATCGTCCTCTGCTCGGGGGCCGCCCACGGGCTGCGCCTGCTGGCGGAGGTGCTGGGCGGGCCATGGGCGGCGGAGGAGTACGGGCTGCCGTTCCATCGCGAACTGCTCGCCGGGCAGGGGGTCGGCACCCGGCCGCTGACCGTCGACGAACACGGCGCCCGGGTGGCGGAGCTGGGCAGGACGGACCGGGCCGTGCTGCTCACCCCGGCCCACCAGTTCCCCACCGGCGGGCCGCTGCGTCCCGACCGCCGGGCCGCCGCGGTCGACTGGGCGCGGGCCGCGGGAGCGCTGGTCGTGGAGGACGACTACGACGGTGAGTTCCGCTACGACAGGCAGCCGGTGGGCGCGGTTCAAGGGCTCGATCCCGAGCATGTGGTGCTGCTGGGGTCGGTGAGCAAGAGCCTCTCCACCACTCTGCGGATCGGCTGGCTGGTGCTGCCCGAGCGGCTGGTGGAGGCGGTGGTCGCGGCCAAGGGTGAGCGCGAGCAGTGGTCGAGCGCCACGGAGCAGCTGACGCTCGCGGACTTCGTGGAGTCGGGGGCGTACGACCGGCAGGTCCGCCGGATGCGCCAGCGTCACCGGCGCCGCCGCGACCAGCTCGTGGCGGCGCTGGAGCGGCGGGCGCCGCACGTCCGGGTCACCGGGATCTCGGCGGGCCTTCACGCGGTGCTGGAACTCCCGCCCGGCACCGAGCGCTCGGTGGTCCGGGCGGCCGCCTGGCAGGGGCTGGCCGTCGAGGGCCTCGCCGACTATCTGCATCCGAGTGCCCTCGCTCCTCGGGGCGGCGGCCGGGACGGGCTGGTCGTGGGGTACGCGACACCACCCGAGCACGCGTATCCGGAGGCGCTGGAGGCCCTGTGCCGCGCCCTGCCGCCCGTTCTCGGCTGA
- a CDS encoding ArsC/Spx/MgsR family protein — translation MEIWINPACSKCRSAVDLLDAEGADYTVRRYLEDIPSPDEIRAVLDRLGLEPWDITRTQEAVAKELGIKEWPREDGSRERWIAALAGHPKLIQRPIITADDGSAVVARTDEAVREALGR, via the coding sequence ATGGAGATCTGGATCAATCCCGCCTGTTCCAAGTGCCGCAGCGCGGTGGACCTGCTCGACGCGGAGGGGGCCGACTACACCGTCCGGCGCTACCTGGAGGACATCCCCTCGCCCGACGAGATCCGGGCCGTGCTGGACCGGCTGGGGCTGGAGCCGTGGGACATCACACGCACCCAGGAGGCGGTCGCCAAGGAGCTGGGGATCAAGGAGTGGCCGCGGGAGGACGGTTCGCGGGAGCGGTGGATCGCGGCGCTCGCCGGGCACCCGAAGCTGATCCAGCGGCCGATCATCACCGCGGACGACGGCAGCGCCGTCGTGGCGCGTACGGACGAGGCGGTCCGGGAAGCACTCGGGCGTTGA
- the glnII gene encoding glutamine synthetase, with protein MTFKAEYIWIDGTEPTAKLRSKTKIMAGSPSQDVAELPIWGFDGSSTNQAEGHASDRVLKPVFSCPDPIRGGDDILVLCEVFHIDMTPHESNTRAVLRPFAERFAGQEPIFGIEQEYTFFDGHRPLGFPESGFPAAQGGYYCGVGADEIFGRDIVEKHLDNCLRAGLGISGINAEVMPGQWEFQVGPLSPLEVSDQLWIARWLLYRTAEDFNVSATLDPKPVKGDWNGAGAHTNFSTKAMREGYDAIITACESLGEGSKPMDHVKNYGAGIDDRLTGLHETAPWNEYSYGVSDRGASVRIPWQVEQDRKGYIEDRRPNANVDPYVVTRLIVDTCCTALEKADQV; from the coding sequence GTGACGTTCAAGGCTGAGTACATCTGGATCGACGGCACCGAGCCGACCGCCAAGCTTCGTTCGAAGACGAAGATCATGGCCGGATCCCCCTCGCAGGACGTGGCGGAGCTGCCCATCTGGGGCTTCGACGGTTCGAGCACCAACCAGGCGGAGGGCCACGCCTCCGACCGGGTGCTGAAGCCGGTCTTCAGCTGTCCGGACCCGATCCGCGGCGGCGACGACATCCTCGTCCTGTGCGAGGTCTTCCACATCGACATGACGCCGCACGAGTCCAACACCCGTGCCGTGCTGCGTCCGTTCGCCGAGCGGTTCGCGGGCCAGGAGCCGATCTTCGGCATCGAGCAGGAGTACACCTTCTTCGACGGCCACCGGCCGCTCGGCTTCCCCGAGAGCGGCTTCCCGGCCGCGCAGGGCGGCTATTACTGCGGTGTCGGCGCCGACGAGATCTTCGGCCGTGACATCGTCGAGAAGCACCTGGACAACTGTCTGCGGGCGGGGCTGGGCATCTCCGGCATCAACGCCGAGGTCATGCCGGGCCAGTGGGAGTTCCAGGTGGGCCCGCTGTCCCCGCTGGAGGTCTCCGACCAGCTGTGGATCGCCCGCTGGCTGCTGTACCGCACCGCCGAGGACTTCAACGTCTCCGCGACCCTGGACCCGAAGCCGGTCAAGGGCGACTGGAACGGCGCGGGCGCGCACACCAACTTCTCCACCAAGGCGATGCGCGAGGGTTACGACGCGATCATCACCGCGTGCGAGTCGCTGGGCGAGGGCTCCAAGCCGATGGACCACGTCAAGAACTACGGCGCGGGCATCGACGACCGGCTGACCGGTCTGCACGAGACCGCCCCGTGGAACGAGTACAGCTACGGCGTCTCCGACCGCGGCGCCTCGGTCCGCATCCCGTGGCAGGTCGAGCAGGACCGCAAGGGCTACATCGAGGACCGCCGTCCGAACGCCAACGTCGACCCGTACGTCGTGACGCGGCTGATCGTCGACACCTGCTGCACCGCGCTGGAGAAGGCCGACCAGGTCTGA
- a CDS encoding carboxymuconolactone decarboxylase family protein encodes MTTTEIKTNDRTATAATTVRLNFAKAVPKVFRAVIGLDAAAREGLDPALVELVQIRSSHLNHCAYCLHMHTTDARRAGESEERLHMVAVWQEAAHFFTEKEQAALALTDAVTRVADGGVSDAVYERAATHFDEPELAQLLALILTINTWNRIALATAKRAGTDER; translated from the coding sequence ATGACGACGACAGAGATCAAGACGAACGACCGCACCGCCACCGCCGCCACCACCGTCCGGCTCAATTTCGCCAAGGCCGTCCCGAAGGTCTTCCGGGCCGTGATCGGCCTCGACGCGGCGGCCCGCGAGGGGCTGGACCCCGCCCTGGTGGAGCTGGTGCAGATCCGTTCCTCGCACCTCAACCACTGCGCGTACTGCCTCCACATGCACACCACCGACGCCCGTAGGGCGGGCGAGAGCGAGGAGCGGCTGCACATGGTCGCCGTGTGGCAGGAGGCGGCCCACTTCTTCACGGAGAAGGAGCAGGCGGCCCTCGCCCTCACCGACGCGGTCACCCGGGTCGCGGACGGCGGGGTGAGCGACGCGGTGTACGAGCGGGCCGCGACGCACTTCGACGAGCCGGAACTGGCCCAGCTGCTCGCGCTGATCCTCACCATCAACACCTGGAACCGGATCGCGCTTGCCACCGCCAAGCGTGCGGGCACGGACGAGCGCTGA
- a CDS encoding ARPP-2 domain-containing protein encodes MNRLDLGGLAVRPAQVWGGVRLVPLVREEPVAGLRLHREVYGGFGAGLVEAGPRTHYASYIPHGLVADWSGEGAQSAAYGTQLDDGTPARTVRLPKYRHHRMAKRRPGDRLRFLPLHLALEGYLALHFGGPSVAWEEWSRQALREGLSPRAEDAYLGWSVRGLGDALRIFEIHPGQCGVMVYVSDALAAAFVLPHPEDYRLLHATLVEDLFGELVHQYAMYGAPVAEFGARIRDGAGLRTLDDLRAAARAQERAWTEAHDTLFARELLDSSYGFDRVYRMGSFTLWRFLPPFVRDGSGQHIGETITDHRGQVAYLKTFRLSDAQVRRGYLLRTLFDADWSLSRAAVTLGTTGEELARRLRAAGFAALLKGHV; translated from the coding sequence GTGAACAGGCTGGATCTGGGCGGCCTCGCGGTCCGGCCCGCGCAGGTGTGGGGCGGCGTCCGGCTGGTCCCGCTGGTACGCGAGGAGCCGGTGGCGGGCCTGCGGCTGCACCGGGAGGTCTACGGGGGCTTCGGCGCGGGCCTGGTGGAGGCCGGCCCGCGCACGCACTACGCCTCGTACATCCCGCACGGTCTCGTCGCCGACTGGTCGGGCGAGGGGGCGCAGTCGGCGGCGTACGGTACGCAGCTCGACGACGGCACCCCGGCGCGCACGGTCCGGCTGCCGAAGTACCGGCATCACCGGATGGCCAAGCGGCGGCCCGGCGACCGGCTGCGCTTCCTGCCGCTGCACCTGGCCCTGGAGGGCTATCTCGCCCTGCACTTCGGCGGCCCCTCGGTCGCCTGGGAGGAGTGGTCGCGCCAGGCGCTGCGCGAGGGGCTCTCGCCGCGCGCCGAGGACGCCTACCTCGGCTGGTCGGTGCGCGGCCTCGGTGACGCGCTGCGGATCTTCGAGATCCATCCCGGCCAGTGCGGCGTCATGGTGTACGTCTCCGACGCGCTCGCCGCCGCCTTCGTGCTGCCGCACCCGGAGGACTACCGGCTGCTGCACGCCACGCTGGTGGAGGACCTGTTCGGGGAGCTGGTGCACCAGTACGCGATGTACGGGGCGCCGGTGGCGGAGTTCGGGGCGCGGATCCGGGACGGCGCCGGTCTGCGGACGCTGGATGATCTGCGGGCTGCCGCGCGGGCGCAGGAGCGGGCGTGGACGGAGGCGCACGACACCCTGTTCGCACGGGAGCTGCTGGATTCGTCGTACGGGTTCGACCGGGTGTACCGGATGGGTTCGTTCACCCTGTGGCGGTTCCTGCCTCCGTTCGTACGGGACGGGAGCGGTCAGCACATCGGGGAGACGATCACCGACCACCGCGGGCAGGTCGCCTATCTGAAGACGTTCCGGCTCTCCGACGCCCAGGTCAGGCGGGGGTATCTGCTGCGCACGCTGTTCGACGCGGACTGGTCGCTGTCCCGGGCCGCCGTGACGCTGGGGACGACCGGGGAGGAGCTGGCGCGGCGGCTCCGGGCGGCGGGATTCGCCGCGCTGCTCAAGGGCCATGTGTAG
- a CDS encoding RDD family protein — MGADFGYRGKRLGLPEEGPGAVAPLGRRFGALFIDWSLCMLIAYGLLARGDQQAAGNWALGVFLVLSVLTVGTIGSTPGKRILGLRVVAEGGGRLGFGRVILRSVLLLLVIPALVWDRDGRGLHDRLARAVQVRG, encoded by the coding sequence ATGGGTGCCGACTTCGGCTACCGGGGCAAGAGGCTCGGTCTGCCCGAGGAGGGACCGGGGGCCGTGGCCCCGCTCGGCCGCCGTTTCGGCGCCCTCTTCATCGACTGGTCGCTCTGCATGCTGATCGCATACGGGCTGCTCGCTCGCGGTGACCAGCAGGCGGCGGGCAACTGGGCGCTCGGCGTCTTCCTCGTGCTGAGCGTGCTGACCGTCGGAACCATCGGTTCCACACCCGGCAAGCGCATCCTCGGGCTGCGGGTCGTCGCCGAGGGCGGTGGCCGGCTCGGCTTCGGGCGGGTGATCCTGCGGAGCGTCCTGCTCCTCCTGGTGATCCCCGCCCTGGTCTGGGACCGCGACGGGCGCGGACTGCACGACCGGCTCGCCCGCGCCGTTCAGGTCCGCGGCTGA
- a CDS encoding SCO2195 family GlnR-regulated protein, with protein sequence MQAAPVRAHAIPSVTDALRAVESLLLSSGQRTARRNAWTAVLEDRRRAKDRVEALHVLEAVADQRS encoded by the coding sequence ATGCAGGCCGCGCCGGTCCGTGCCCACGCCATCCCGTCCGTCACCGATGCCCTCCGCGCCGTCGAGTCGCTGCTGCTGAGCAGCGGCCAGCGCACGGCCCGCCGCAACGCCTGGACAGCGGTCCTGGAGGACCGCCGCCGGGCCAAGGACCGGGTCGAGGCCCTGCACGTACTGGAGGCCGTGGCCGACCAGCGTTCCTAG
- the lipA gene encoding lipoyl synthase: MSAVAPDGRKMLRLEVRNSQTPIERKPEWIKTRAKMGPEYNQLQKLVKSEGLHTVCQEAGCPNIFECWEDREATFLIGGDQCTRRCDFCQIDTGKPQALDRDEPRRVGESVVTMDLNYATITGVARDDLEDGGAWLYAETVRQIHALTAEREAGATKVELLIPDFNAEPEQLAEVFSSRPEVLAHNVETVPRIFKRIRPGFRYERSLEVITRAREAGLVTKSNLILGMGETREEVSEALQDLYDAGCELITITQYLRPSVRHHPVERWVKPHEFVELKDEADAIGYSGVMSGPLVRSSYRAGRLFQQAMEARGAATAAPAAAPAV; encoded by the coding sequence GTGTCCGCTGTCGCACCCGACGGGCGCAAGATGCTGCGCCTGGAGGTCCGGAACAGCCAGACCCCCATCGAGCGCAAGCCCGAGTGGATCAAAACCCGGGCGAAGATGGGCCCCGAGTACAACCAGTTGCAGAAGCTCGTGAAGAGCGAGGGGCTGCACACGGTCTGCCAGGAGGCGGGCTGTCCCAACATCTTCGAATGCTGGGAGGACCGCGAAGCCACCTTCCTCATCGGTGGCGACCAGTGCACCCGGCGCTGTGACTTCTGCCAGATCGACACGGGCAAGCCGCAGGCGCTGGACCGCGACGAGCCCCGCCGCGTCGGCGAGTCGGTCGTCACGATGGACCTGAACTACGCCACCATCACCGGCGTCGCCCGCGACGACCTGGAGGACGGCGGTGCCTGGCTGTACGCCGAGACCGTGCGCCAGATCCACGCGCTGACGGCGGAGCGGGAGGCGGGCGCGACCAAGGTCGAGCTGCTGATCCCCGACTTCAACGCGGAGCCCGAGCAGCTCGCAGAGGTCTTCTCCTCGCGCCCCGAGGTGCTCGCGCACAACGTGGAGACGGTGCCGCGGATCTTCAAGCGGATCCGCCCCGGTTTCCGTTACGAGCGTTCCCTGGAAGTCATCACGCGGGCCCGTGAGGCCGGTCTGGTGACCAAGTCCAACCTGATCCTCGGCATGGGCGAGACCCGTGAGGAAGTCAGCGAGGCGCTCCAGGACCTGTACGACGCGGGTTGCGAGCTCATCACGATCACGCAGTACCTGCGGCCGTCCGTACGGCACCACCCGGTCGAGCGCTGGGTGAAGCCGCACGAGTTCGTGGAGCTGAAGGACGAGGCCGACGCGATCGGCTACTCCGGAGTGATGTCGGGGCCGCTGGTGCGTTCCTCGTACCGCGCCGGGCGTCTTTTCCAGCAGGCGATGGAGGCGCGCGGCGCCGCCACCGCGGCCCCCGCGGCCGCACCCGCCGTGTGA
- the lipB gene encoding lipoyl(octanoyl) transferase LipB translates to MSELRFVRLGFGEEAVEYQAAWQKQREVHAARFEDTVPDTCLLLEHPPVYTAGRRTADSERPLDGTPVVDVDRGGKITWHGPGQLVGYPIQKLPRPVDVVAHVRRLEDALIRTAADFGLETSRIEGRSGVWVLGDPVEERRAAGGLSLDFDPRLQDEEFDPRLNGPEYAPSNAGQRREDRKLAAIGIRVAKGVTMHGFALNVNPDNTWFDRIVPCGIRDAGVTSLSDELGREITIAQVLPVAEKHLRDVLENADLAPRVVESARAEARA, encoded by the coding sequence GTGAGTGAGCTGCGGTTCGTCCGTCTGGGGTTCGGCGAGGAAGCGGTCGAGTACCAGGCGGCCTGGCAGAAGCAGCGCGAGGTGCACGCGGCCCGGTTCGAGGACACGGTCCCCGACACCTGCCTGCTCCTTGAGCACCCGCCCGTCTACACGGCGGGGCGGCGCACCGCCGACAGCGAGCGCCCGCTGGACGGCACTCCGGTGGTCGACGTGGACCGCGGCGGCAAGATCACCTGGCACGGCCCGGGGCAGCTCGTGGGCTACCCCATCCAGAAACTGCCGCGCCCGGTCGACGTCGTCGCGCATGTCCGCCGTCTGGAGGACGCGCTGATCCGCACGGCCGCCGACTTCGGCCTGGAGACCTCCCGGATCGAGGGCCGCAGCGGCGTCTGGGTGCTGGGCGACCCGGTCGAGGAGCGCCGGGCGGCCGGTGGGCTCTCGCTCGACTTCGACCCGAGGCTCCAGGACGAGGAGTTCGACCCCCGGCTGAACGGCCCCGAGTACGCGCCCTCCAACGCGGGCCAGCGCCGCGAGGACCGCAAGCTCGCCGCGATCGGGATCCGGGTCGCCAAGGGTGTGACTATGCACGGTTTCGCCCTGAACGTGAACCCGGACAACACCTGGTTCGACCGGATCGTGCCCTGTGGCATCCGGGACGCGGGCGTCACCTCGCTCAGCGACGAGCTGGGCCGCGAGATCACCATCGCGCAGGTGCTTCCGGTCGCCGAGAAGCACCTCAGGGACGTCCTGGAGAACGCGGACCTCGCCCCCCGGGTGGTCGAGTCTGCGAGGGCCGAAGCCCGGGCGTAG
- the glnA gene encoding type I glutamate--ammonia ligase encodes MFQNADEVQKYVADNDVKFIDVRFCDLPGVMQHFTIPAASFDPAEELAFDGSSIRGFQAIHESDMALRADLSTARVDPFRRDKTVNINFFIHDPITGEQYSRDPRNVAKKAEAYLTSTGIADTAYFGPEAEFYVFDNVRFQTSANESFYHIDSEAGAWNTGATENNRGYKVRYKGGYFPTPPVDHFADLRAEISLELDKNGLQVERQHHEVGTAGQAEINYKFNTLLAAADDLMLFKYIVKNVAWRNGKTATFMPKPIFGDNGSGMHVHQSLWAGGDPLFYDEQGYAGLSDMARYYIGGILKHAPSLLAFTNPTVNSYHRLVPGFEAPVNMVYSQRNRSAAMRIPITGSNPKAKRVEFRAPDPSSNPYLAFSALLMAGLDGVKNKIEPAEPIDKDLYELAPEEHANVQQVPTSLPAVLEALEADNEYLQAGGVFTPDLIETWIDYKRTNEIAPIQLRPHPHEFELYFDL; translated from the coding sequence ATGTTCCAGAACGCCGACGAAGTGCAGAAGTACGTCGCGGACAACGACGTCAAGTTCATCGACGTCCGCTTCTGCGACCTGCCCGGGGTGATGCAGCACTTCACGATCCCGGCAGCGTCCTTCGACCCGGCCGAGGAACTCGCCTTCGACGGTTCGTCGATCCGCGGCTTCCAGGCCATCCACGAGTCCGACATGGCCCTCCGCGCGGACCTGTCGACGGCTCGGGTGGACCCGTTCCGCCGCGACAAGACGGTCAACATCAACTTCTTCATCCACGACCCGATCACCGGCGAGCAGTACAGCCGTGACCCGCGCAACGTGGCCAAGAAGGCCGAGGCGTACCTCACCTCCACCGGCATCGCCGACACGGCGTACTTCGGTCCCGAGGCCGAGTTCTACGTCTTCGACAACGTCCGCTTCCAGACGTCGGCGAACGAGAGCTTCTACCACATCGATTCCGAGGCAGGCGCCTGGAACACCGGTGCGACGGAGAACAACCGCGGCTACAAGGTCCGCTACAAGGGCGGCTACTTCCCGACCCCGCCGGTCGACCACTTCGCCGACCTGCGTGCCGAGATCTCCCTGGAGCTGGACAAGAACGGCCTCCAGGTCGAGCGCCAGCACCACGAGGTGGGCACCGCCGGCCAGGCCGAGATCAACTACAAGTTCAACACGCTGCTGGCCGCGGCCGACGACCTGATGCTCTTCAAGTACATCGTGAAGAACGTCGCCTGGCGCAACGGCAAGACCGCGACCTTCATGCCGAAGCCGATCTTCGGCGACAACGGCTCGGGCATGCACGTCCACCAGTCCCTGTGGGCCGGCGGCGACCCGCTGTTCTACGACGAGCAGGGTTACGCGGGCCTGTCGGACATGGCGCGCTACTACATCGGCGGCATCCTCAAGCACGCCCCGTCGCTGCTGGCCTTCACCAACCCGACGGTGAACTCGTACCACCGCCTGGTCCCCGGCTTCGAGGCCCCGGTCAACATGGTCTACTCGCAGCGCAACCGCTCCGCCGCGATGCGTATCCCGATCACGGGCTCGAACCCGAAGGCCAAGCGCGTCGAGTTCCGCGCCCCGGACCCGTCCTCGAACCCGTACCTCGCCTTCTCGGCGCTGCTGATGGCGGGCCTCGACGGCGTGAAGAACAAGATCGAGCCGGCCGAGCCGATCGACAAGGACCTCTACGAGCTGGCTCCCGAGGAGCACGCCAACGTCCAGCAGGTCCCGACCTCGCTCCCGGCCGTCCTCGAAGCACTGGAGGCGGACAACGAGTACCTCCAGGCCGGCGGCGTCTTCACGCCCGACCTGATCGAGACGTGGATCGACTACAAGCGCACGAACGAGATCGCCCCGATCCAGCTGCGCCCGCACCCGCACGAGTTCGAGCTGTACTTCGACCTCTAG
- a CDS encoding Gfo/Idh/MocA family protein: protein MTTPTAPLRIGLLGTGPWARNTQAPALAAHPDVELSGIWGRRPEAAEELAAAHGTRAYTDDAGIDALFAASDAVAFALPPDVQAPLAARAAAAGCHLLMDKPVATTVAGAREVADAAAESGVASIVFCTLRFATATSDWITEQAAVDGWFTARAQWLGALYGPDSTSEYAASPWRRDKGGLWDVGPHVLSVLIPVLGDVTEVTSARGPADTAHLVLRHTSGASSTVTLGLSAPLGAAGTEIELRGEHGTVTLPGWDGAVDPFRAAVDALAASVRTGVPHPCDVRFGLRLTELLARAEAGLGAPDGV, encoded by the coding sequence ATGACGACACCCACCGCCCCCCTGCGCATCGGCCTGCTCGGCACGGGCCCCTGGGCCCGCAACACCCAGGCCCCCGCCCTCGCCGCCCACCCGGACGTGGAACTGAGCGGGATCTGGGGCCGCCGCCCCGAAGCGGCGGAAGAACTCGCCGCCGCCCATGGAACACGGGCGTACACGGACGACGCGGGCATCGACGCGCTGTTCGCCGCGAGCGACGCCGTCGCCTTCGCGCTGCCGCCGGACGTACAGGCCCCGCTGGCCGCGCGGGCGGCGGCAGCCGGATGCCATCTCCTGATGGACAAGCCGGTCGCGACCACCGTGGCGGGGGCCCGTGAGGTGGCGGACGCCGCGGCGGAGTCGGGAGTCGCCTCCATCGTCTTCTGCACCCTGCGTTTCGCCACCGCGACCTCCGACTGGATCACCGAACAGGCCGCGGTGGACGGCTGGTTCACCGCCCGCGCCCAGTGGCTCGGCGCGCTGTACGGGCCGGACTCCACCAGCGAGTACGCCGCCTCCCCGTGGCGCCGCGACAAGGGCGGACTCTGGGACGTCGGCCCGCATGTGCTCTCGGTCCTGATCCCGGTACTGGGCGACGTGACGGAGGTGACCTCGGCCCGCGGACCCGCCGACACCGCACACCTGGTGCTCCGCCACACCTCCGGCGCCTCCAGCACCGTGACGCTCGGGCTGAGCGCGCCCCTGGGCGCGGCAGGCACCGAGATCGAGCTGAGGGGCGAACACGGGACGGTCACCCTGCCGGGGTGGGACGGCGCGGTGGACCCGTTCCGGGCGGCGGTGGACGCACTGGCCGCATCGGTACGTACCGGAGTGCCGCACCCCTGCGACGTACGGTTCGGGCTGCGGCTCACCGAACTGCTCGCGCGGGCCGAGGCCGGCCTGGGGGCTCCCGACGGGGTCTAG
- a CDS encoding DUF4191 domain-containing protein, which translates to MARKANTEGADSAENAGRLKQIALTYKMTRRTDSKIGLVVAGVGIVTFGVLLAIGFVVGHPVYLGILGFVLALLAMAIVFGRRAERAAFGQMEGQPGAAAAVLDRVGRGWTTTPAVAMNRSQDVVHRAVGKAGIVLVAEGNPNRVKSLLAAEKKKMARIVIDVPVHDIIVGDGEGQVPLKKVRTKMLKLPRVLSGPQVTAANDRLRAMGDLMSNMPLPKGPMPKGMRMPRGGKMR; encoded by the coding sequence ATGGCGAGGAAGGCAAACACTGAAGGCGCGGACAGCGCCGAGAACGCGGGGCGGCTCAAGCAGATCGCCCTGACCTACAAGATGACCAGGCGGACCGACTCCAAGATCGGTCTTGTCGTCGCGGGTGTGGGAATCGTCACCTTCGGTGTCCTCCTCGCCATCGGCTTCGTGGTCGGGCATCCGGTCTATCTGGGCATCCTGGGCTTCGTACTGGCCCTCCTCGCAATGGCGATCGTCTTCGGGCGGCGTGCCGAGCGGGCGGCCTTCGGGCAGATGGAGGGGCAGCCCGGCGCGGCGGCGGCCGTACTGGACCGGGTGGGCCGTGGCTGGACCACGACGCCCGCGGTCGCGATGAACCGCAGCCAGGACGTGGTGCACCGCGCCGTCGGCAAGGCCGGCATCGTGCTGGTGGCCGAGGGCAACCCGAACCGGGTGAAGTCACTCCTGGCGGCCGAGAAGAAGAAGATGGCCCGCATCGTGATCGACGTACCGGTGCACGACATCATCGTCGGTGACGGCGAGGGCCAGGTGCCGCTGAAGAAGGTCCGCACCAAGATGCTGAAGCTGCCCCGCGTCCTGTCCGGCCCGCAGGTGACCGCGGCCAACGACCGGCTGCGGGCGATGGGCGACCTGATGAGCAACATGCCGCTGCCGAAGGGGCCGATGCCCAAGGGCATGCGGATGCCGCGCGGCGGAAAGATGCGCTGA